A DNA window from Chitinibacter fontanus contains the following coding sequences:
- a CDS encoding putative bifunctional diguanylate cyclase/phosphodiesterase translates to MKFSSLISKASSSSDIRQHRLGNFIAITLCGLMFSTVQNIYFDNLHDATIFAATLVLVGFALFLARRRHYEYAATVFTLSLTGMIATIHWTNSGIYDPGMLVYPALIVFTGLLCAPWLFVLQFILILSNLSLLILAEAQGWRVSRITPAGIGFWLDTTLIMTIISISVGLIMKDFRQALRSLQAENLRVSKSQKEVEFLATHDALTHLPNRVLARDRCGHALELARRNQQKTAVLFIDLDNFKTINDSLGHAAGDMLLVEMARRLRSCVRQSDTVARQGGDEFLIILDQIAHSDAAAEVAQKVIRVFSEPLTLHHLSITATCSIGVAVSSNDSDDFDGLLQRADMAMYRAKAAGRNTVRVYDESMNTKAAEQLHLASKMRAALGKSEFTLHYQPQFDLKTGQIIGAEALVRWRHPELGLVPPGKFIPVAENSGLIVEMGEWIVLEACRQAKIWQNEGLGPIVVGINISPIQFRRGDVEKLVSTALKLTELPPELVELELTESLLLEDSEHLKIILQNLRSLGLSFSIDDFGTGYSNLSYLKHFEVERLKIDQSFIRRLTEDAHDEAIVSAIIQVANSLQLQLIAEGIEDQNTLNRLIELGCAQGQGYYWSPALPADEFKQFVLRHRAQLST, encoded by the coding sequence ATGAAATTTTCGTCCCTGATCAGCAAAGCAAGCAGCTCCAGCGACATACGCCAGCATCGCCTCGGTAACTTTATTGCTATCACCCTTTGCGGGCTGATGTTTAGTACCGTACAGAATATTTATTTCGACAATCTGCACGACGCGACCATTTTTGCCGCGACCTTGGTGCTAGTTGGGTTTGCCTTATTTTTGGCGCGCAGGCGCCACTATGAATACGCAGCCACAGTTTTTACCTTAAGCCTCACCGGCATGATCGCCACCATACATTGGACCAACTCCGGCATTTACGACCCCGGCATGCTGGTCTATCCGGCCTTGATTGTATTTACTGGCCTGCTGTGCGCCCCCTGGCTGTTTGTCCTGCAATTTATCCTCATCCTCAGTAATTTAAGCTTGCTGATTTTGGCTGAAGCACAAGGCTGGCGGGTTTCACGCATTACCCCAGCGGGTATTGGATTTTGGCTGGATACTACGCTAATCATGACGATTATTTCGATTAGCGTTGGCCTGATTATGAAGGACTTTCGTCAGGCATTACGCTCGCTGCAGGCAGAGAATTTACGCGTGTCCAAATCACAAAAAGAAGTGGAGTTTCTGGCCACCCATGACGCGCTCACCCACTTGCCTAATCGCGTTCTAGCGCGTGATCGCTGTGGACACGCACTGGAATTGGCGCGTCGCAACCAGCAAAAAACCGCAGTGTTATTTATTGATTTGGATAATTTCAAAACCATCAACGACTCATTGGGTCATGCTGCTGGCGATATGCTGCTAGTCGAGATGGCAAGGCGTTTACGCAGTTGCGTGCGCCAATCAGATACCGTGGCCCGACAAGGGGGCGATGAGTTTTTGATTATTTTGGATCAAATCGCTCACAGCGATGCCGCTGCCGAGGTGGCTCAGAAAGTAATTCGGGTTTTCTCTGAACCCTTGACGCTCCATCATTTAAGCATCACCGCCACTTGCTCGATCGGAGTAGCCGTTTCAAGTAATGATAGCGATGACTTTGATGGGCTATTACAACGTGCCGATATGGCAATGTATCGCGCCAAAGCAGCCGGACGTAACACGGTCCGAGTTTATGATGAAAGCATGAACACCAAAGCGGCAGAGCAATTGCACCTAGCATCGAAAATGCGTGCGGCTTTGGGTAAGTCTGAATTTACCTTGCACTACCAACCGCAATTTGATTTAAAAACGGGTCAAATCATTGGTGCCGAGGCACTGGTTCGCTGGCGGCATCCTGAGCTGGGATTAGTGCCGCCCGGCAAATTTATTCCGGTTGCAGAGAACTCAGGCTTAATCGTTGAAATGGGTGAATGGATTGTCTTGGAGGCCTGTCGTCAGGCCAAGATTTGGCAAAATGAAGGCTTGGGGCCCATCGTAGTGGGTATCAATATTTCCCCAATTCAATTTCGCCGTGGCGATGTTGAAAAACTGGTGTCGACCGCGCTCAAGCTCACAGAACTGCCCCCTGAATTAGTTGAGCTAGAGTTGACCGAGTCTTTGCTATTGGAAGACTCTGAGCATCTGAAAATTATTCTGCAAAATCTGCGTAGCCTCGGCTTGAGTTTCTCAATTGACGACTTTGGCACGGGCTATTCCAATCTCAGCTATCTAAAACATTTTGAAGTGGAACGCCTTAAGATCGACCAATCATTTATCCGTCGGCTCACTGAAGACGCTCATGATGAAGCGATTGTCAGTGCGATTATTCAAGTGGCCAACAGCCTGCAATTACAGCTGATTGCCGAAGGGATTGAAGATCAAAACACCTTAAATCGTTTAATTGAGCTCGGCTGCGCTCAAGGCCAAGGTTACTATTGGTCGCCCGCCCTGCCCGCAGATGAATTCAAACAATTTGTGCTTCGCCACCGCGCCCAGCTTAGCACTTGA
- the lptF gene encoding LPS export ABC transporter permease LptF has protein sequence MLFRKTLIHEMTWMAFALFIVLMLIVMTSQIVRLLGEAALGALASSAVWAVMGFTAVRYLPTLFSLMLFITILSVITRLWKDHEMFVWFSAGRSIYSFIPPVLLMGLPVVVLIGALSLGVSPWAQLKGKEYREASLKNQEVTQVAPGVFRESKGADRVYFIENFSPERGFGENVFLQIRRDGKVSTVLADRGGVEIDEHGDRWMWLKQAKAYQGIPGQAQYDILRFEEGKIRIDDPSTPVISPATEATKTVELIKELNPQRWAELHWRLALPIQALILMLAAIPLAFANPRGGRSFHILFAAILAFSYYNAINVLQAWIAAGKIPGVVGMWPLHGLMAALTAGLYIWRSKVRG, from the coding sequence ATGCTATTTCGTAAAACCCTAATCCATGAAATGACTTGGATGGCTTTCGCCCTCTTTATCGTTTTAATGCTGATTGTAATGACCTCGCAGATTGTCCGCCTGCTGGGTGAAGCCGCGCTGGGAGCGCTTGCTTCCTCGGCCGTGTGGGCCGTGATGGGCTTTACTGCCGTGCGCTATTTGCCGACCTTATTTTCGCTGATGTTATTTATTACGATTTTGTCGGTGATTACCCGGCTATGGAAAGACCATGAGATGTTTGTTTGGTTTTCTGCCGGACGTTCAATCTACAGCTTTATTCCGCCCGTGTTGCTAATGGGTTTGCCGGTGGTGGTGTTAATTGGCGCACTGTCACTGGGTGTTTCGCCGTGGGCACAACTCAAAGGGAAAGAATATCGCGAAGCGAGCTTAAAAAATCAGGAAGTCACCCAGGTTGCGCCTGGAGTTTTTCGTGAGTCTAAAGGGGCTGATCGGGTGTACTTCATCGAAAACTTCTCGCCGGAACGTGGTTTTGGCGAGAATGTGTTTTTGCAAATTCGTCGCGATGGCAAAGTGAGCACCGTGCTGGCTGATCGAGGCGGGGTGGAAATTGATGAGCATGGTGACCGCTGGATGTGGCTTAAGCAGGCCAAGGCCTATCAAGGGATTCCCGGGCAGGCGCAATACGATATTTTGCGTTTTGAAGAAGGCAAAATTCGGATTGATGATCCATCTACCCCGGTGATTAGCCCCGCAACCGAGGCGACTAAAACCGTAGAGTTAATCAAAGAGCTTAACCCGCAGCGCTGGGCCGAGTTGCATTGGCGCTTGGCCTTACCGATTCAGGCCTTGATTTTAATGTTGGCCGCGATCCCGCTGGCGTTTGCGAACCCGCGTGGTGGGCGCTCTTTTCATATCTTGTTTGCGGCCATTTTGGCATTTTCTTACTACAACGCGATCAATGTGCTGCAGGCCTGGATTGCCGCAGGAAAAATACCGGGGGTGGTTGGGATGTGGCCGTTGCATGGTTTGATGGCGGCCCTCACTGCCGGTTTATATATCTGGCGTAGCAAGGTGAGGGGTTAA
- a CDS encoding DNA polymerase III subunit chi has translation MTEISFYFNVRSRETALCQLAGKALAAGKSICILTGSPAASQALDRLLWEIPATGFLPHCSFDAPIASQTPIILDHRVELMSPRDVLFNWTAHVAPRFSEFGRLIEIVDSDEELRLAARQRWAAYKQLGFSPNATDMSALT, from the coding sequence ATGACTGAAATTTCGTTTTATTTTAATGTGCGTTCCCGCGAAACGGCGCTATGCCAGCTCGCGGGGAAGGCACTGGCTGCCGGCAAAAGCATTTGCATTTTGACCGGCTCACCCGCCGCCTCACAGGCGCTGGATCGCCTATTGTGGGAAATCCCAGCTACCGGCTTTTTGCCGCACTGCAGCTTTGACGCACCGATTGCGTCACAAACCCCAATTATTCTTGATCATCGCGTTGAATTGATGAGCCCACGCGATGTGCTATTTAACTGGACCGCTCACGTTGCACCCCGCTTTAGTGAGTTCGGTCGCTTGATTGAAATTGTCGATAGCGACGAAGAATTACGGCTAGCCGCACGCCAACGCTGGGCCGCTTACAAACAATTGGGCTTTAGCCCAAATGCAACGGATATGTCAGCATTAACTTGA
- a CDS encoding LemA family protein: MTMTRLIMMLVMLSSLSGCGYNALQAQDENVNAAWSEVLNQYQRRADLVPNLVNVVKGYAAHEEKVLIEVTQARAKVGSVQATPELANNPAALAQFQAAQAGMSSALSRLMVVAEKYPDLKANESFRDLSAQLEGTENRITVARNRYIESVKAFNTTARSFPTNLTAKLFDLNPKPNFAVENEKALSSAPQVDFNSEKK, translated from the coding sequence ATGACAATGACCCGCTTAATCATGATGTTAGTTATGCTCAGCAGCTTGAGCGGCTGTGGTTATAACGCCTTGCAGGCACAGGATGAAAACGTTAATGCAGCTTGGTCAGAGGTTTTGAATCAATATCAGCGTCGTGCCGATTTAGTGCCTAATTTGGTGAATGTCGTCAAAGGCTATGCCGCGCATGAAGAAAAAGTGCTCATTGAAGTGACGCAAGCGCGTGCCAAAGTGGGCAGCGTGCAGGCCACCCCTGAGCTAGCCAATAACCCTGCCGCCTTGGCTCAATTTCAAGCCGCGCAGGCGGGGATGAGTTCAGCATTATCCCGCTTGATGGTGGTTGCAGAAAAATATCCCGATCTCAAAGCCAATGAAAGTTTCCGTGACCTATCGGCCCAACTGGAAGGCACCGAAAACCGCATTACTGTTGCGCGTAACCGTTATATCGAGAGCGTCAAAGCATTTAATACCACTGCGCGCTCGTTCCCGACCAATCTCACCGCCAAGTTATTCGACCTGAACCCTAAACCCAACTTTGCGGTAGAAAATGAAAAAGCGCTCTCAAGCGCTCCTCAAGTTGATTTCAATAGTGAGAAGAAGTAA
- a CDS encoding leucyl aminopeptidase, with amino-acid sequence MEFTIVSPTPESADCLVLPVLGEKLPTLGKELDTTSGGILSQAIKDGELAAKAASVLTLGLPAGLGFKRVVLVQLSKEPNDKVVRDSARSLAKALVASQNQTACVALSAAGYKKQDQKATAQEIVNALMLEVYRFDQFKSDAAPAPKLELVSLLAPKKGDLDDIEAGLVYGLALGHGMNLTRDLGNLPPNVCTPDYLAATAQHLAHTYDFSCHVLEQEELETLKMGSFLSVAKGSIVPPKFIVMEYHNADKKQKPVALVGKGITFDSGGISLKPGEGMDEMKYDMCGAATVLGVFRAVAELDLKINLVGIIPACENMPAGNAVKPGDIVTSMSGQTIEILNTDAEGRLILCDALTYVQRFEPAAVIDIATLTGACIIALGHTTTGLFANDDELADALLAASKDSDDKAWRMPLFDEYQEQLKSNFADMANIGGRPAGSITAAAFLSRFVKEQKWAHLDIAGTAWKSGAAKGATGRPVPLLLQYLSKL; translated from the coding sequence ATGGAATTTACCATAGTTTCGCCAACGCCCGAGTCTGCCGACTGCCTAGTTTTACCAGTTTTAGGTGAAAAACTGCCAACACTGGGTAAAGAGCTTGATACCACCTCCGGCGGTATTTTAAGCCAGGCGATCAAAGATGGCGAATTAGCTGCAAAAGCAGCATCCGTACTGACGTTGGGTTTACCTGCTGGCTTAGGGTTCAAACGCGTAGTATTGGTGCAGCTGAGCAAAGAGCCAAACGATAAAGTAGTTCGTGATAGCGCGCGCTCGCTCGCTAAAGCCCTGGTGGCAAGTCAAAACCAGACCGCCTGCGTTGCACTATCGGCAGCGGGTTACAAAAAACAGGATCAGAAAGCCACGGCGCAAGAAATTGTGAATGCGCTGATGCTCGAAGTGTACCGCTTTGATCAATTCAAATCGGATGCCGCGCCGGCCCCTAAACTCGAACTCGTTAGCCTGTTGGCGCCGAAAAAAGGTGATCTGGACGACATCGAAGCGGGTTTGGTATACGGTTTGGCACTCGGCCACGGCATGAATTTGACCCGCGATTTGGGCAATTTACCACCGAACGTTTGCACACCAGACTATCTGGCCGCAACCGCGCAGCACTTGGCACATACATACGATTTTTCATGCCATGTACTGGAGCAGGAAGAGCTTGAAACCCTGAAAATGGGCTCTTTCCTTTCGGTAGCCAAAGGCTCGATCGTACCGCCAAAATTCATCGTGATGGAATATCACAACGCAGATAAAAAACAAAAGCCAGTCGCGCTGGTAGGCAAAGGCATTACCTTTGACTCGGGCGGTATTTCTCTCAAGCCCGGCGAAGGTATGGACGAGATGAAATACGATATGTGCGGCGCGGCAACCGTACTGGGCGTCTTCCGAGCGGTGGCAGAGTTGGATTTGAAAATCAATCTGGTTGGCATCATTCCTGCGTGCGAAAACATGCCAGCGGGTAATGCCGTTAAACCAGGCGATATCGTCACCAGTATGAGCGGTCAAACGATTGAAATTTTGAATACCGATGCCGAAGGCCGTTTGATTTTGTGCGACGCGCTGACGTATGTGCAGCGTTTTGAGCCTGCCGCCGTGATTGACATCGCAACGCTGACCGGCGCGTGTATCATTGCGCTCGGCCACACGACGACTGGTTTGTTTGCCAATGATGATGAACTGGCTGATGCTTTGCTCGCAGCATCGAAAGACAGCGACGACAAAGCATGGCGCATGCCGCTGTTTGACGAATACCAAGAGCAGCTTAAATCCAATTTTGCCGATATGGCCAATATTGGCGGTCGTCCAGCGGGCTCGATCACTGCGGCGGCATTCTTGTCGCGCTTTGTGAAAGAGCAGAAATGGGCGCACTTGGATATCGCCGGTACCGCGTGGAAATCGGGAGCAGCCAAAGGCGCTACCGGCCGCCCTGTGCCATTATTGCTGCAATATCTCTCTAAGCTATAA
- a CDS encoding valine--tRNA ligase yields the protein MELAKSFEPQNIESRWYPFWESQGYFQPSMDLAREAFCIQLPPPNVTGTLHMGHAFNQTIMDGLTRYHRMRGDNTLWLPGTDHAGIATQIVVERKLDAQGVSRHDLGRSAFLEKVWEWKKESGDTITSQMRRMGSSVDWSREYFTMDDKMSTAVIEAFVRLYEEGLIYRGKRLSNWDAKLGTAISDLEVISEEENGHMWHIKYPVVGSDEFITVATTRPETMLGDVAVAIAPDDERFTHLLGKMVELPLTGRQIPVIADEYVDKEFGTGFVKITPAHDFNDYQVGKRHNTQLINVMSLQATILAKAQVFSFDGASLGSVELPAAYAGLTTAQARKAMLADLEAQGLLLDTKPHKLMVPRGDRTGTVIEPLLTDQWFMAMSKADENGQSITDKALEAVHSGEVQFVPGDWVNTYNAWLNNIQDWCISRQLWWGHQIPAWYDEDGQVYVARTEAEAVAKAGGKSVTRDNDVLDTWFSSALVPFSSHGWPNETPDLQAFLPSSVLVTGYDIIFFWVARMIMMTKHFTGKVPFKHVYIHGLVRDAEGNKMSKSEGNVLDPVDLIDGIALEPLLEKRTTGLRRPENAPKVAAKTAKEFPDGIPAYGVDALRFTFASLASLGRSINFDQKRCDGYRNFCNKIWNATRFVMMNVEGKDCGLEDGAELEYSFPDLWIIGRLQEAEAAITHALDTFRFDLAAQAIYEFVWNEYCDWYIELAKVSTQFGTDTQQRAARRTLIRVLETILRLAHPIMPFITEELWQTVAPLAGKKDSDSLMTAKWPVADLSKVNAEANTKVETLKALAFAARNLRGEMGLSPAVKVPMFLEGTPEMAEFAPYLKPLAKLSEVNITATLPAGDAPVAVAASALGTTRMMLVVEVDKAAETARVTKEIGKTTDAREKLVAKLEKPGYTDKAPAHLVEKDRAQLAELDDKLAKLHAQLDKLK from the coding sequence ATGGAACTCGCTAAGAGCTTCGAGCCACAGAATATTGAATCCCGCTGGTACCCGTTCTGGGAAAGCCAAGGTTACTTCCAGCCTAGTATGGACCTCGCGCGCGAGGCCTTTTGTATCCAACTGCCACCACCGAACGTTACCGGTACCTTGCACATGGGCCACGCGTTCAACCAAACCATCATGGATGGTCTGACGCGTTATCACCGCATGCGCGGCGATAATACGCTGTGGTTGCCAGGTACTGACCACGCCGGTATCGCGACGCAAATCGTCGTTGAGCGCAAGCTCGACGCGCAAGGCGTGAGCCGCCACGACTTGGGTCGCAGCGCCTTCCTCGAAAAAGTGTGGGAATGGAAAAAAGAATCGGGCGACACGATTACTAGCCAGATGCGCCGCATGGGCTCGTCGGTGGATTGGAGCCGTGAATACTTCACGATGGACGACAAAATGTCGACCGCCGTGATCGAAGCCTTTGTGCGTCTGTACGAAGAAGGCCTGATTTACCGTGGCAAACGCCTATCGAACTGGGATGCCAAACTAGGCACTGCGATTTCTGATTTGGAAGTGATTTCCGAAGAAGAAAACGGCCATATGTGGCATATCAAATATCCAGTTGTTGGCTCGGATGAATTCATCACCGTGGCGACGACCCGTCCTGAAACTATGCTCGGCGACGTTGCAGTAGCAATTGCCCCGGACGACGAGCGCTTTACGCATTTGCTCGGCAAAATGGTTGAGCTGCCACTGACTGGCCGCCAAATCCCCGTGATTGCCGACGAATACGTCGACAAAGAATTCGGTACTGGTTTTGTCAAAATCACCCCTGCGCACGACTTTAACGACTACCAAGTTGGTAAACGTCACAACACGCAGCTGATCAATGTGATGAGCTTGCAAGCGACCATCCTCGCCAAAGCGCAAGTATTCAGCTTTGACGGCGCGAGTCTTGGCAGCGTTGAATTGCCAGCCGCCTACGCCGGTTTGACAACCGCACAAGCGCGTAAAGCGATGTTGGCGGACTTGGAAGCGCAAGGTCTCTTGCTCGACACCAAACCGCACAAACTGATGGTACCGCGCGGCGATCGTACCGGCACCGTGATCGAGCCATTGCTGACCGACCAGTGGTTTATGGCAATGAGCAAGGCCGATGAAAATGGCCAAAGTATTACCGATAAAGCGCTCGAAGCCGTCCACAGCGGCGAAGTGCAATTTGTCCCGGGCGACTGGGTGAACACCTACAACGCGTGGCTGAATAATATCCAAGACTGGTGTATTTCTCGCCAATTGTGGTGGGGCCATCAAATCCCAGCTTGGTACGACGAAGACGGCCAAGTGTATGTGGCGCGTACCGAAGCGGAAGCCGTTGCCAAAGCAGGCGGCAAGTCAGTAACGCGCGATAACGACGTGCTCGACACGTGGTTTAGCTCGGCGCTGGTGCCTTTCTCTAGCCACGGCTGGCCGAACGAGACGCCAGATCTGCAAGCCTTCTTGCCTTCATCGGTACTCGTGACTGGCTACGACATTATTTTCTTCTGGGTAGCCCGGATGATCATGATGACCAAGCACTTCACCGGCAAAGTGCCGTTCAAACACGTGTACATCCACGGTTTGGTGCGCGATGCCGAAGGCAATAAGATGTCGAAATCCGAAGGTAACGTGCTTGATCCAGTCGATTTGATCGACGGTATCGCGCTCGAGCCTTTGCTGGAAAAACGAACCACCGGTCTACGTCGCCCAGAAAACGCGCCAAAAGTCGCGGCGAAAACGGCGAAAGAATTCCCAGACGGCATTCCAGCCTATGGCGTTGATGCGCTGCGCTTCACCTTTGCGTCGCTCGCCTCACTCGGCCGCTCGATCAACTTCGACCAGAAACGTTGCGATGGCTATCGCAACTTCTGCAACAAAATCTGGAACGCAACGCGTTTTGTGATGATGAATGTCGAAGGCAAAGATTGCGGTCTGGAAGACGGTGCGGAACTGGAATACAGCTTCCCTGATTTGTGGATCATTGGTCGCCTGCAAGAAGCGGAAGCCGCGATCACGCACGCACTCGATACCTTCCGTTTCGACTTGGCCGCGCAAGCGATTTACGAGTTTGTTTGGAATGAATACTGCGACTGGTATATCGAGCTAGCCAAGGTATCTACTCAATTTGGCACAGATACCCAGCAACGCGCAGCACGTCGTACGCTGATTCGCGTGCTCGAAACCATTCTACGCCTTGCGCATCCGATCATGCCTTTCATTACCGAAGAGCTGTGGCAAACCGTTGCCCCACTCGCAGGCAAGAAAGACAGTGATTCACTGATGACCGCGAAATGGCCAGTGGCTGATTTGAGCAAAGTGAACGCCGAGGCGAATACCAAGGTTGAAACCCTGAAAGCCTTGGCGTTTGCAGCACGTAATTTGCGCGGCGAAATGGGCCTGTCACCTGCGGTGAAAGTACCAATGTTCCTCGAAGGTACACCAGAAATGGCCGAGTTCGCGCCGTATCTGAAGCCATTGGCGAAATTGTCGGAAGTGAATATCACGGCCACATTGCCAGCAGGTGATGCGCCTGTGGCCGTGGCTGCATCAGCACTGGGCACGACGCGCATGATGTTGGTGGTAGAAGTGGATAAAGCGGCGGAAACTGCGCGCGTTACCAAGGAAATCGGAAAAACCACCGATGCACGCGAAAAACTCGTCGCCAAGCTGGAAAAACCAGGTTACACCGACAAAGCACCAGCGCATCTGGTTGAGAAAGATCGCGCGCAACTGGCCGAGTTGGACGATAAGCTGGCTAAATTGCATGCACAGCTCGATAAATTGAAGTAA
- a CDS encoding YhcH/YjgK/YiaL family protein encodes MYLSHIQHSQPPLPAAIEAALQYLRETDFSALAPGRHSIRGDQMIAIVQTPQTQPWETGMPEFHQRYIDIQYLLEGEEVIGYHIAQPDLALVTDQLLERDIAFVHPVAMESKLILSPGMFAIFYPGELHKPCRSLTASQQIKKIVIKIDHTLLANF; translated from the coding sequence ATGTACCTCAGCCACATTCAGCATTCGCAACCTCCGTTACCAGCAGCAATCGAAGCCGCTTTGCAGTATCTGCGTGAAACTGATTTCAGCGCGCTAGCCCCAGGTCGGCACTCTATTCGCGGCGATCAAATGATTGCCATAGTGCAAACGCCGCAAACCCAGCCGTGGGAAACCGGAATGCCCGAATTTCATCAACGCTATATCGATATTCAATATCTGCTCGAAGGCGAAGAAGTGATTGGCTACCATATCGCTCAGCCTGATTTAGCGCTGGTTACTGATCAATTGCTCGAACGCGACATTGCGTTTGTGCACCCGGTGGCCATGGAATCCAAACTTATTTTAAGCCCCGGCATGTTTGCAATTTTCTACCCCGGCGAACTGCATAAACCCTGCCGCAGCCTAACTGCGAGCCAACAAATCAAGAAAATCGTGATTAAAATTGATCACACCCTGCTGGCCAACTTTTAA
- the lptG gene encoding LPS export ABC transporter permease LptG, whose amino-acid sequence MMNRLGRYVLRSIIWHVLLTLLVLLGLFVFFDLIAELKDVGRDGYRLHHAFVYVLLESPSRIYDLLPVSLLIGSIFALSGLADSSQITVMRAAGVSILRFCGWLTVGGIFFGALTFAVGEYLAPQTNDAATRYQVAAKQAVMFGRFRSGVWVKNGDQIINVAAMQPDYSLQGLRVYVHDNGHQLLKIIDAARARYQGNGNWQLEEVTQTRFFVDTVQVTQQAKLPWAAQIEPKMLAVLMIKPRDMSVSALIQYIGHLQENKQSTIRYELAMWGKIFYPLACLAMMLIALPFALGQRRSGNVGVKIFLGILLGVSFNFINQMMAYVGELYRLPPLLAAALPTMALSALAGYFLWRQEKS is encoded by the coding sequence ATGATGAATCGCCTTGGTCGTTATGTTCTGCGCTCGATTATTTGGCATGTACTGCTCACTTTGCTGGTGCTGCTGGGCTTGTTTGTCTTTTTTGATTTGATTGCCGAATTAAAAGATGTCGGACGAGATGGTTATCGCCTGCATCATGCCTTTGTGTATGTGCTGCTGGAGTCGCCATCGCGGATTTATGATTTGCTGCCCGTATCCTTGCTGATTGGCAGTATTTTTGCGTTGTCTGGGCTGGCGGACAGCTCGCAAATTACGGTGATGCGGGCTGCTGGCGTATCGATCTTACGTTTCTGTGGCTGGCTCACGGTGGGGGGCATCTTTTTTGGCGCGTTGACCTTTGCTGTCGGGGAATATTTGGCACCACAAACCAATGATGCGGCCACGCGTTATCAAGTCGCAGCTAAGCAAGCGGTTATGTTTGGTCGTTTTCGTTCTGGGGTATGGGTAAAAAATGGCGACCAAATTATTAATGTGGCTGCCATGCAGCCCGATTATAGTTTGCAAGGTTTGCGGGTCTATGTGCACGATAACGGGCACCAATTACTGAAAATTATCGATGCCGCTCGTGCCCGTTATCAAGGCAACGGTAACTGGCAACTAGAGGAAGTCACGCAAACTCGGTTTTTTGTCGATACCGTGCAGGTGACACAGCAAGCCAAACTACCCTGGGCGGCGCAAATCGAGCCGAAAATGTTGGCGGTGTTAATGATCAAACCGCGTGATATGTCGGTGAGTGCGCTCATCCAATACATTGGGCATTTGCAAGAAAACAAGCAAAGTACTATCCGCTACGAGTTAGCAATGTGGGGGAAAATATTTTATCCACTAGCCTGTTTAGCCATGATGTTGATTGCGCTGCCTTTTGCACTAGGCCAGCGCCGCAGTGGTAATGTGGGTGTGAAAATCTTCCTAGGGATTTTGCTGGGCGTGTCATTTAATTTCATCAATCAGATGATGGCGTATGTCGGTGAGCTGTATCGCTTGCCGCCGCTGCTGGCGGCAGCCTTGCCAACGATGGCACTCTCGGCGCTGGCAGGCTATTTCCTGTGGCGACAAGAAAAGAGTTAA